GCCGGCGATGACGGTGTCGTAAGAGGCCTTCGCACTGAAGTCCGCACCGCTCGACCATTCTTTGTGATGCGACATTTTCGACAAAGACGTGTGCGTATATTCGCTCAAGATGCAGTTCTCGGAAGCCGAAACGGATAACGGTTTTCATGGCCTCGGTCATCAGTCCTTGTCGCCAGTACGGTTGCCCAAGCCAACAGCCGAGCTCGGCGCTGCGATGAATCGTGTCGATCCGAAATATGGCCACTACACCGATAATGCGACGCGTTTCATTCAGTTCGATGCCAAAATGATACCCGCGCCGTAATCGTGCC
The Candidatus Zixiibacteriota bacterium genome window above contains:
- a CDS encoding GNAT family N-acetyltransferase — its product is MSSIVLRKLQKADAENLRVLLKDGTISRFTFVPHPYYRRHAEVFIRQTQTWARLRRGYHFGIELNETRRIIGVVAIFRIDTIHRSAELGCWLGQPYWRQGLMTEAMKTVIRFGFRELHLERIYAHVFVENVASQRMVERCGLQCEGLLRHRHRRRGRWHDSFLYAILRGEFRMRQHAVST